The following are encoded in a window of Flavobacterium cupriresistens genomic DNA:
- a CDS encoding DUF2911 domain-containing protein, which produces MKNFSLLTLLLLFVFSVNAQEVKFPALDASPADIAYFPNKAVKFKKTDTTLPSIKVIYSRPSAKGRSIFGELIPFGEVWRVGANENTEIKFYKPATINGIAVPAGTYSLFAIPEKDKWTVIINKEIDLWGGYAYDQSKDLVRIVVPVKAITTPVEALSIAFTTQGAVTNLVIGWDKTTVEVPITLK; this is translated from the coding sequence ATGAAAAACTTTAGTTTACTTACCCTTCTCTTATTATTTGTCTTTTCTGTTAACGCTCAAGAGGTTAAATTCCCTGCTTTGGATGCCAGTCCGGCAGATATTGCTTATTTCCCGAATAAAGCGGTAAAGTTTAAAAAAACCGACACTACACTTCCGTCGATAAAAGTGATTTATTCAAGACCATCAGCTAAAGGTCGCTCCATTTTTGGTGAATTAATTCCTTTTGGTGAAGTATGGCGTGTAGGGGCAAATGAAAATACAGAGATTAAATTTTACAAGCCGGCTACAATCAATGGTATTGCAGTTCCTGCAGGTACTTACAGTCTTTTTGCCATTCCTGAAAAAGACAAATGGACCGTTATCATCAACAAAGAAATTGACTTATGGGGTGGATATGCTTACGATCAAAGCAAAGACCTGGTAAGAATTGTGGTTCCGGTTAAAGCCATAACAACTCCGGTAGAGGCGTTATCGATTGCTTTTACAACTCAGGGTGCAGTTACCAATTTGGTTATTGGCTGGGATAAAACAACGGTTGAAGTTCCGATTACGCTTAAGTAA